The Bombus huntii isolate Logan2020A chromosome 11, iyBomHunt1.1, whole genome shotgun sequence genome includes a window with the following:
- the LOC126871364 gene encoding E3 ubiquitin-protein ligase Hakai yields the protein MEEDSGKRMRGRTRGRARGRTRGRARGRSKKQVKVIESDEEDTPQQVEEAPTEVVGTELEEHEAPPTQQLPLEQQFDLEADISQLEAPTFTTINRGPPEPMLRLRWDHRVNLIGEKVLNPMIHCCDKCLKPILIYGRMIPCKHVFCLSCAKREDKVCPRCMEKVSRVEQTGLGTVFMCTHGGTRYGNAGCRRTYLSQRDLQAHINHRHISAPPQQVQGMQVDPPQYVHSKSEIESQLTKVSSVAMQNTRIKSVQSHMVQPIMGNDPRVNSMVNQTPVEHRQQHRPQALISMQNYSQNPAPPLPNNAPLRTNLITVPIQDTAMTTHDIHTQQSHHYYPPPPPQVNYGGYNVPPPVSQTQYYPQPQHPAQVSYVPPPPQQQQQYVSSTPNSIRPSPTGYIQDPSYGPPPPQQQAPPPQTQWSQHQQQFYR from the exons ATGGAGGAAGATAGTGGTAAAAGAATGAGAGGCAGAACTCGTGGTAGAGCACGTGGTAGAACACGAGGGAGGGCTAGAGGAAGGTCTAAAAAACAAGTAAAG GTCATTGAAAGTGATGAAGAAGATACTCCTCAACAAGTAGAAGAAGCTCCAACAGAAGTTGTTGGAACAGAATTAGAAGAACATGAAGCTCCACCAACACAGCAGCTTCCTTTGGAGCAACAGTTTGACTTGGAAGCTGATATATCACAATTGGAAGCTCCAACTTTTACAACTATCAATAGAGGACCGCCTGAACCAATGCTACGTTTAAGATGGGATCACAGAGTAAATCTCATTGGAGAAAAAGTGTTAAATCCTATGATACATTGTTGTGATAAGTGTTTGAAACCAATTCTTATTTATGGACGCATG atACCTTGCAAACATGTATTTTGCTTATCTTGTGCCAAAAGGGAAGATAAAGTTTGTCCTCGTTGTATGGAAAAGGTTTCTAGAGTGGAACAAACTGGTTTGGGTACTGTGTTTATGTGTACACATGGAGGAACTAGATATGGAAATGCAGGTTGTAGAAGAACATACCTTAGTCAAAGAGATTTACAG GCTCATATAAATCATCGACATATATCAGCTCCACCACAGCAAGTTCAAGGAATGCAAGTTGATCCTCCTCAATATGTGCATTCTAAATCGGAGATAGAATCTCAATTAACAAAAGTTTCGTCGGTTGCTATGCAGAATACCCGCATAAAATCAGTGCAATCACATATGGTTCAACCCATAATGGGAAACGATCCTAGAGTGAATTCAATGGTCAATCAAACTCCAGTGGAGCATAGACAACAACATAGACCACAGGCATTAATATCAATGCAGAATTATTCTCAAAATCCTGCACCTCCACTGCCAAATAATGCTCCATTAAGAACAAATCTTATAACTGTACCTATTCAAGATACAGCTATGACAACACATGACATACACACGCAACAAAGTCATCATTATTATCCTCCTCCACCTCCACAAGTTAATTATGGAGGATATAATGTGCCACCACCTGTTTCTCAAACACAATATTATCCGCAACCACAGCATCCTGCTCAAGTATCTTATGTGCCACCACCAccacaacaacaacagcaatATGTATCTTCTACACCAAATTCAATAAGGCCATCTCCAACAGGATATATACAAGATCCATCATATGGTCCACCACCTCCACAACAACAAGCTCCGCCACCACAAACACAATGGTCACAGCATCAACAACAATTTTATAGGTAA
- the LOC126871348 gene encoding choline transporter-like 1 yields MSCCSGDEDDEQRPEPTRVRGCTDIFWLCCFIVFWFLMILIAAFALVYGNPLRLINGYDSFGNTCGMKNNPKFGSMELSGQDTSDKPFLFFLDIHNVTQSLKICVKKCPDRNMTTMNDICTFYEETGSQLCHDKPGNDLSACSNGNRENKTGSCPGLPVYNSIPVLNRCIPKDLGETIIANLYGLINSWDIIEQILGDLYKTWREILSLSFLAFVLSLFMIAIFHLLASIVTWIVMILVSVTTIAGSVLLWWTYIEIKRTLDKTNPNQLLEESVKNERAFLAFSIIATIITVILLLLLSILSKRIGFMTALFKESAKCLAELPGLFFQPLLTFTALILFFAFWVTVILCLATANYPGTKSVQMYKNHIFDPLNFSLIREKSAYVEERKFDFSLDSFKTFTLVEYVDPTWVKYMWWVYIIGLIWTSEFIISCQDMVISGAVAHWYFRGKDASTSPVCSAMGNLVSYHLGSVACGSFLITLFKLPRLILTYLYAKFEKSKETSPCAQCGLKCCICCFYCLEKFIRYMNHNAYTVVAIEGTHFCNAAKIAFTALVSNALQIAVINGIGDFILFLGKCFVTAATGSVGLLFMKQDPRLHFYAAPIFVICVFAFFIAHCIISLYETVIDTLFLCICEDKNLNGENGKWRQSALAQIGSNTSSNGQQSHELVPMNT; encoded by the exons ATGTCCTGCTGTTCAGGAGATGAGGATGATGAACAACGGCCTGAGCCGACACGTGTGCGAGGATGCACAGATATTTTCTGGCTTTGTTGCTTTATAGTATTTTGGTTTCTTATG ATCTTAATAGCAGCTTTTGCTCTTGTTTATGGTAACCCTTTACGACTTATTAATGGATATGATAGCTTTGGAAACACTTGTGGTATGAAAAATAACCCAAAATTTGGTAGTATGGAATTATCTGGACAAGATACTAGCGATAAACC ATTCCTATTCTTTTTGGATATACATAATGTTACACAATCCTTAAAAATTTGTGTAAAGAAGTGTCCAGATCGAAATATGACAACAATGAatgatatatgtacattttatgAAGAAACAGGATCTCAACTTTGTCATGACAAGCCAGGAAATGATCTAAGTGCTTGTAGTAATGgaaatagagaaaataaaaCTGGTTCTTGTCCTGGGTTACCAGTGTATAATAGTATACCAGTTCTTAATCGTTGTATTCCTAAAGATCTGGGAGAAACtataattgcaaatttatatgGCCTTATTAATTCTTGGGATATTATTGAACAAATTTTAGGAGATTTGTATAAAACATGGAGAGAGATTTTGTCTTTATCCTTCTTAGCTTTTg TTTTATCTCTCTTTATGATTGccatatttcatttattagcAAGTATTGTAACATGGATTGTGATGATTCTTGTCAGTGTAACTACTATag CTGGAAGTGTATTGTTATGGTGGacatatatagaaattaaaagaacTTTGGATAAAACTAATCCAAATCAGCTTTTAGAAGAATCTGTTAAAAATGAAAGAGCGTTTTTAGCCTTTTCTATTATTGCAACAATAATAACT gtcattttattattacttttaaGCATATTAAGTAAACGTATTGGATTTATGACAGCATTATTCAAAGAAAGTGCTAAATGTTTGGCAGAATTACCAGGTTTATTTTTTCAACCCTTATTAACATTTACTGCTCTGATATTATTTTTTGCATTTTGGGTGACTGTAATTCTTTGCCTTGCAACAGCCA ATTATCCTGGAACAAAATCTGTACAGATGTATAAAAATCATATATTTGATCCTCTAAATTTTAGTctaattagagaaaaaagtgCATATGTTGaagaaaggaaatttgactttTCTCTTGACTCATTTAAAA CTTTCACACTTGTGGAATATGTAGACCCAACTTGGGTAAAATATATGTGGTGGGTGTATATCATAGGATTAATATGGACGTCTGAATTCATTATTTCTTGTCAAGATATGGTGATATCAGGAGCTGTAGCTCACTGGTATTTCAG aGGCAAAGATGCTAGTACATCCCCAGTATGCTCTGCTATGGGAAATTTAGTTAGTTATCACTTAGGTTCTGTAGCTTGTGgttcatttttaataacacTTTTTAAGTTACCTCGTTTGATCTTGACATATCTTTATGCTAA ATTCGAGAAAAGCAAAGAAACATCTCCATGTGCACAGTGTGGTTTAAAATGCTGCATATGCTGTTTTTATTgcttagaaaaatttattcgatataTGAATCATAACGCATATACTGTAGTTGCCATTGAAGGAACACACTTTTGCAATGCAGCTAAAATC GCATTTACAGCTCTTGTTAGTAATGCTTTACAAATTGCGGTAATTAATGGAATAGGagattttattctatttttgggTAAATGTTTTGTCACTGCTGCAACGGGGAGTGTTGGATTGCTATTTATGAAACAGGATCCCAGATTACATTTTTATGCAGCACCAATTTTCGTTATCTGtgtttttgcattttttattgCTCATTGTATTATTTCTCTTTATGAG ACTGTAATAGATACACTGTTTCTTTGTATCTGTGAGGACAAGAATTTAAATGGAGAGAATGGAAAGTGGCGTCAGTCAGCATTAGCTCAAATTGGATCTAATACTAGTTCAAATGGACAACAATCACATGAATTAGTACCAATGAACACATAA
- the LOC126871372 gene encoding ribosome biogenesis protein BRX1 homolog — protein sequence MAKKELKRKRIDNLNNENIPQPEVLPAKRISDEPPPKKIKWINKQRVLVFATRGISYRHRHLMDDLKTLMPHHRPESKIERTKNLQVINEISEMKNCNKSILFEGRRKRDLYLWFSNISVGPCAKFLVENIYTMAELKMTGNCLRGSRPLLSFDENFNTKPHYGLLKELFVQIFGVPNHHPKSQPFFDHIYTFTILDNRIWFRNFQILTEDGGLAEIGPRFVLNPIKIFANSFSGEVLWDNPSYISPAKFRQSLKKNIAGKYINKVEQKVAQESSKPKESYSLNPMDEIFKGDPLKKAIELQQKETKEVQANESGKKKKIKMRLGKKIKKTNSKKKKRN from the exons ATGGCGAAAAAGGAATTAAAACGTAAACGAATCGATAAtcttaataatgaaaatataccACAACCCGAAGTTTTACCAGCAAAAAGAATATCCGATGAACCACCACCAAAAAAg ATAAAATGGATTAATAAGCAAAGAGTGTTAGTATTTGCTACTAGGGGAATCAGCTATAGACATCGTCATCTCATGGATGATTTAAAAACTCTTATGCCTCACCATCGCCCTGAATCTAAAATAGAACGTACTAAAAATTTACAAGTGATTAATGAAATATCGGAAATGAAAAACTgcaataaatcaatattatttgAAGGCAGAAGAAAAAGGGATTTATATTTATGGTTTTCTAACATTTCGGTAGGACCATGTGCAAAATTTCTTGTTGAAAATA TTTATACTATGGCAGAATTAAAAATGACTGGAAATTGTTTAAGAGGTTCTAGACCATTGTTATCATTTGATGAGAATTTTAACACAAAACCACATTATGGTTTGTTGAAAGAATTGTTTGTTCAAATCTTTGGTGTTCCCAATCATCATCCTAAGAGTCAACCATTTTTTGACCATATATATACATTCACTATATTAGACAATAGAATATGGTTtcgaaatttccaaattttaacAGAAGATGGAGGTTTAGCTGAAATAGGTCCAAGATTTGTATTAAAtccaataaaaatatttgctaATAGCTTTAGTGGAGAAGTACTTTGGGATAATCCTTCTTATATATCCCCTGCTAAG tttCGACAATCTTTGAAGAAGAATATTGCTggtaaatacataaataaggTAGAACAGAAAGTGGCACAAGAGAGTAGTAAACCAAAGGAATCATATTCATTGAATCCCAtggatgaaatatttaaaggtGATCCATTAAAGAAAGCAATAGAATTACaacagaaagaaacaaaagaagtACAGGCTAATGAAagtggaaagaaaaaaaaaattaagatgCGATTAgggaaaaagataaaaaagactaattctaaaaagaaaaaaaggaattaa
- the LOC126871360 gene encoding prenylcysteine oxidase 1-like isoform X2 produces MYVFNVGILIFKRGICYEKCKPNIAIIGGGIGGAASSHFLTELFNNNLNIDLYEAKIIGGRLATIKVDGNEFEAGGSIIHPQNKYMRDFVELLGLEHRPSKGKKTSIWNGNEIIFEESNWEILSFIKLIYRYGVQPFSLNRYVTSIINNFEKIYHLQDNGEVFTNISSLLLSMNPEFPKLLEKSIKSEILNLGYSEKLINELVKTTLVVNYGQDTNVHSFVGFVSLAGAGFNLWSVKGGNKKVPEHLIYRNKHVNVMPSHVIKIINILNNGTQNLYEVHYHNQDSTNIMKATYDIVILAIPLIHNQEFPITFEGFPNNDFFSPAKYHETIATFVKADLKPHYFGLEAELDNILSCDPNRTIISSLGRLNSVEGSMKNSNVWKIFSNKPLKSNIINEMFSNVQEIKQIAWKAYPEYSTKIHEAKFKLHNALYHVNAIEWIASAMEMSAIGGRNVALLAHRDFFRKFCIEKIIQTSSLKKKLSTEL; encoded by the exons atgtatgtatttaacGTAG GTATACTGATTTTTAAAAGAGGAATTTGTTATGAAAAGTGTAAGCCAAATATAG CAATTATTGGAGGTGGTATTGGTGGCGCAGCAAGTTCTCATTTTCTTACAGaactatttaataataatcttaATATCGATTTATACGAAGCAAAAATTATCGGTGGGCGTTTGGCCACTATAAAAGTTGACGGTAATGAATTCGAAGCTGGAGGTTCAATCATACATCctcaaaataaatatatgcgAGATTTTGTTGAATTACTCG GTTTAGAACACAGACCATCTAAAGGTAAAAAAACAAGTATTTGGAATGgcaatgaaattatatttgaagAGAGTAACTGGGAgatattatcatttattaaattaatttacagaTATGGTGTTCAGCCATTCAGTCTCAACAG ATATGTAActtctataataaataactttgaaaaaatataccaTCTACAGGATAATGGAGAAGTTTTCACGAATATCAGTAGTCTTTTGTTATCTATGAATCCTGAATTTCCAAAGTTATTAGAGAAATCTATTAAAAGTGAGATTTTGAATCTGGGTTAttcagaaaaattaattaatgaacTTGTGAAGACAACATTAGTAGTAAATTATGGGCAAGACACAAATGTTCATAGTTTTGTTGGCTTTGTGTCTTTAGCTGGAGCAGGTTTTAATTTGTGGTCTGTAAAAGGGGGAAATAAAAAg GTACCTGAACAtttaatatatagaaataaacaTGTAAATGTTATGCCTTCAcatgtaattaaaattattaacataCTAAACAATGGTACTCAAAATTTATATGAAGTGCATTATCATAATCAAG ACAGTACAAATATAATGAAAGCAACATATGATATTGTAATACTGGCAATTCCACTTATCCATAATCAAGAATTTCCTATAACTTTTGAAGGGTTTCCAAACAATGATTTTTTCAGTCCTGCGAAGTACCATGAAACTATAGCTACATTTGTGAAAGCAGATTTAAAACCACACTATTTTGGCTTAGAGGCAGAATTAGATAATATTTTAAGCTGTGATCCTAACAGAACGATAATTAGTTCTTTGGGAAGGTTAAATTCTGTAGAAGGTTCAATGAAGAATAGTAAtgtttggaaaatatttagCAATAAACCTTTAAagtcaaatattataaatgaaatgtttTCAAAC GTTCAAGAAATAAAACAGATTGCTTGGAAGGCATATCCTGAATATTCAACAAAAATTCATGAAGCAAAATTTAAATTGCATAATGCACTCTATCATGTTAATGCTATTGAATGGATAGCTAGTGCAATGGAAATGAGTGCAATAGGTGGAAGAAATGTTGCATTATTAGCACATAGAGATTTTTTTAGAAAGTTTtgtattgaaaaaattatacagACAAGTtcacttaaaaaaaaattatccaCTGAATTGTAA
- the LOC126871360 gene encoding prenylcysteine oxidase 1-like isoform X1, with translation MNMIIVIMNWRIILLGILIFKRGICYEKCKPNIAIIGGGIGGAASSHFLTELFNNNLNIDLYEAKIIGGRLATIKVDGNEFEAGGSIIHPQNKYMRDFVELLGLEHRPSKGKKTSIWNGNEIIFEESNWEILSFIKLIYRYGVQPFSLNRYVTSIINNFEKIYHLQDNGEVFTNISSLLLSMNPEFPKLLEKSIKSEILNLGYSEKLINELVKTTLVVNYGQDTNVHSFVGFVSLAGAGFNLWSVKGGNKKVPEHLIYRNKHVNVMPSHVIKIINILNNGTQNLYEVHYHNQDSTNIMKATYDIVILAIPLIHNQEFPITFEGFPNNDFFSPAKYHETIATFVKADLKPHYFGLEAELDNILSCDPNRTIISSLGRLNSVEGSMKNSNVWKIFSNKPLKSNIINEMFSNVQEIKQIAWKAYPEYSTKIHEAKFKLHNALYHVNAIEWIASAMEMSAIGGRNVALLAHRDFFRKFCIEKIIQTSSLKKKLSTEL, from the exons ATGAACATGATAATCGTGATCATGAATTGGCGTATAATTTTGTTAGGTATACTGATTTTTAAAAGAGGAATTTGTTATGAAAAGTGTAAGCCAAATATAG CAATTATTGGAGGTGGTATTGGTGGCGCAGCAAGTTCTCATTTTCTTACAGaactatttaataataatcttaATATCGATTTATACGAAGCAAAAATTATCGGTGGGCGTTTGGCCACTATAAAAGTTGACGGTAATGAATTCGAAGCTGGAGGTTCAATCATACATCctcaaaataaatatatgcgAGATTTTGTTGAATTACTCG GTTTAGAACACAGACCATCTAAAGGTAAAAAAACAAGTATTTGGAATGgcaatgaaattatatttgaagAGAGTAACTGGGAgatattatcatttattaaattaatttacagaTATGGTGTTCAGCCATTCAGTCTCAACAG ATATGTAActtctataataaataactttgaaaaaatataccaTCTACAGGATAATGGAGAAGTTTTCACGAATATCAGTAGTCTTTTGTTATCTATGAATCCTGAATTTCCAAAGTTATTAGAGAAATCTATTAAAAGTGAGATTTTGAATCTGGGTTAttcagaaaaattaattaatgaacTTGTGAAGACAACATTAGTAGTAAATTATGGGCAAGACACAAATGTTCATAGTTTTGTTGGCTTTGTGTCTTTAGCTGGAGCAGGTTTTAATTTGTGGTCTGTAAAAGGGGGAAATAAAAAg GTACCTGAACAtttaatatatagaaataaacaTGTAAATGTTATGCCTTCAcatgtaattaaaattattaacataCTAAACAATGGTACTCAAAATTTATATGAAGTGCATTATCATAATCAAG ACAGTACAAATATAATGAAAGCAACATATGATATTGTAATACTGGCAATTCCACTTATCCATAATCAAGAATTTCCTATAACTTTTGAAGGGTTTCCAAACAATGATTTTTTCAGTCCTGCGAAGTACCATGAAACTATAGCTACATTTGTGAAAGCAGATTTAAAACCACACTATTTTGGCTTAGAGGCAGAATTAGATAATATTTTAAGCTGTGATCCTAACAGAACGATAATTAGTTCTTTGGGAAGGTTAAATTCTGTAGAAGGTTCAATGAAGAATAGTAAtgtttggaaaatatttagCAATAAACCTTTAAagtcaaatattataaatgaaatgtttTCAAAC GTTCAAGAAATAAAACAGATTGCTTGGAAGGCATATCCTGAATATTCAACAAAAATTCATGAAGCAAAATTTAAATTGCATAATGCACTCTATCATGTTAATGCTATTGAATGGATAGCTAGTGCAATGGAAATGAGTGCAATAGGTGGAAGAAATGTTGCATTATTAGCACATAGAGATTTTTTTAGAAAGTTTtgtattgaaaaaattatacagACAAGTtcacttaaaaaaaaattatccaCTGAATTGTAA
- the LOC126871360 gene encoding prenylcysteine oxidase 1-like isoform X3 → MRDFVELLGLEHRPSKGKKTSIWNGNEIIFEESNWEILSFIKLIYRYGVQPFSLNRYVTSIINNFEKIYHLQDNGEVFTNISSLLLSMNPEFPKLLEKSIKSEILNLGYSEKLINELVKTTLVVNYGQDTNVHSFVGFVSLAGAGFNLWSVKGGNKKVPEHLIYRNKHVNVMPSHVIKIINILNNGTQNLYEVHYHNQDSTNIMKATYDIVILAIPLIHNQEFPITFEGFPNNDFFSPAKYHETIATFVKADLKPHYFGLEAELDNILSCDPNRTIISSLGRLNSVEGSMKNSNVWKIFSNKPLKSNIINEMFSNVQEIKQIAWKAYPEYSTKIHEAKFKLHNALYHVNAIEWIASAMEMSAIGGRNVALLAHRDFFRKFCIEKIIQTSSLKKKLSTEL, encoded by the exons atgcgAGATTTTGTTGAATTACTCG GTTTAGAACACAGACCATCTAAAGGTAAAAAAACAAGTATTTGGAATGgcaatgaaattatatttgaagAGAGTAACTGGGAgatattatcatttattaaattaatttacagaTATGGTGTTCAGCCATTCAGTCTCAACAG ATATGTAActtctataataaataactttgaaaaaatataccaTCTACAGGATAATGGAGAAGTTTTCACGAATATCAGTAGTCTTTTGTTATCTATGAATCCTGAATTTCCAAAGTTATTAGAGAAATCTATTAAAAGTGAGATTTTGAATCTGGGTTAttcagaaaaattaattaatgaacTTGTGAAGACAACATTAGTAGTAAATTATGGGCAAGACACAAATGTTCATAGTTTTGTTGGCTTTGTGTCTTTAGCTGGAGCAGGTTTTAATTTGTGGTCTGTAAAAGGGGGAAATAAAAAg GTACCTGAACAtttaatatatagaaataaacaTGTAAATGTTATGCCTTCAcatgtaattaaaattattaacataCTAAACAATGGTACTCAAAATTTATATGAAGTGCATTATCATAATCAAG ACAGTACAAATATAATGAAAGCAACATATGATATTGTAATACTGGCAATTCCACTTATCCATAATCAAGAATTTCCTATAACTTTTGAAGGGTTTCCAAACAATGATTTTTTCAGTCCTGCGAAGTACCATGAAACTATAGCTACATTTGTGAAAGCAGATTTAAAACCACACTATTTTGGCTTAGAGGCAGAATTAGATAATATTTTAAGCTGTGATCCTAACAGAACGATAATTAGTTCTTTGGGAAGGTTAAATTCTGTAGAAGGTTCAATGAAGAATAGTAAtgtttggaaaatatttagCAATAAACCTTTAAagtcaaatattataaatgaaatgtttTCAAAC GTTCAAGAAATAAAACAGATTGCTTGGAAGGCATATCCTGAATATTCAACAAAAATTCATGAAGCAAAATTTAAATTGCATAATGCACTCTATCATGTTAATGCTATTGAATGGATAGCTAGTGCAATGGAAATGAGTGCAATAGGTGGAAGAAATGTTGCATTATTAGCACATAGAGATTTTTTTAGAAAGTTTtgtattgaaaaaattatacagACAAGTtcacttaaaaaaaaattatccaCTGAATTGTAA
- the LOC126871367 gene encoding solute carrier family 35 member E2A-like produces MENHSVRINYALTPRDTEQQLIHDGETKSYEENIKKHEETTVTSETMGGSFYPRAMLFLVLWYLISGCTLFLNKYILSYMEGNPTILGACQMLMTTICGFIQMYFPCGMYKTRPRLMRPAGFYKHMILVGCTRFTTVVLGLVSLNYVAVSFTETIKSSAPLFTVLISRYLLGEHTGLYVNLSLIPLMCGLALCSINEISFDLRGFIAAMATNVTECLQNVYSKMLISGDNFRYTPAELQFYTSLASIVVQIPVLILFVDLPTLEHSLSFKLFTAFLLNGVFFHFQSITAYVLMNYISPVTHSVVNTAKRASLIWLSVLLFNNPVTGLSAMGTSLVIIGVLLYNRAQEYDKLNKAKSRYNSKVNLQ; encoded by the exons ATGGAAAATCATTCGGTTCGTATAAATTACGCGTTAACACCTCGTGACACAGAACAGCAATTAATACATGATGGTGAAACTAAATCatatgaagaaaatattaagaaacacGAAGAAACGACTGTAACAAGTGAAACTATGGGTGGTTCATTCTATCCCAGAGCTATGTTATTTCTAGTATTATGGTATCTCATTAGTGGATGTACTTTATTCTtgaataaatacatattatcATATATGGAAGGCAATCCTACAATTTTGG GTGCTTGTCAAATGTTAATGACCACAATTTGTGGATTTATTCAAATGTATTTTCCATGTGGAATGTACAAAACACGTCCCAGATTAATGAGACCAGCAGGTTTTTATAAGCATATGATATTGGTTGGATGTACAAGGTTTACAACTGTAGTACTAGGGCTAGTATCACTTAATTATGTAGCAGTGAGTTTCACAGAAACTATTAAAAGTAGTGCGCCACTATTTACCGTCCTTATTAGCAGATATTTATTAG gGGAACATACAGGattatatgtaaatttatctttaattCCTTTAATGTGTGGTCTAGCTCTATGTTCAATAAACGAAATTAGTTTTGACCTCAGAGGATTTATTGCAGCTATGGCTACAAATGTAACAGAATGTTTACAAAATGTTTATTCCAAAATGTTAATCAGTGGTGATAATTTTAGGTATAC GCCTGCAGAACTGCAATTCTATACTAGTTTAGCATCAATTGTGGTACAAATACCAGTATTGATCTTATTTGTAGATTTACCAACACTTGAACATTCTTTGAGTTTTAAATTATTCACAGCATTTTTACTTAATGGAGTGTTCTTCCATTTTCAAAGTATTACagcatatgtacttatgaatTACATCAGTCCTGTGACACATAG TGTCGTTAATACAGCAAAGAGAGCATCTTTAATCTGGCTCTCTGTTTTACTATTTAATAACCCTGTAACTGGTTTATCTGCTATGGGAACATCTTTAGTAATAATAGGAGTGTTATTGTATAATCGAGCACAAGAATATGATAAACTAAACAAAGCAAAGTCACGATACAATTCTAAagttaatttacaataa